One [Clostridium] saccharolyticum WM1 DNA segment encodes these proteins:
- a CDS encoding acyltransferase family protein, whose translation MVIWKSYLYGENGAKEKAAGKEGDWMEENQRDRIQFWDILKGIGIVSIVFGHSQNLGIAIRTVYYYHLAIFFFISGYLYNEKRYGDAPFDFFARRLKNMWVPYFAYGSMFVLLHNLLSWCLLFPSESYYGKKEMLFAMANTLFLRCPEGPSGAMWFVPLMLAAGTGFTVILWFCRNYLPSSLRSWAAGTLCIAAGLFGAAISRREIFLSYHLQTALLVIPVYYGGYAVRTWKIPMEKYITWYGAAACGGLFYYFLVFTGESVELSANQIPGGINFYIISAAGIYLCCYGAKCLEKIPKAGKAAALLGKYSFDIMALHFLVFKLCDRIYARIILEPAENQGGFPHSYPELHILYLVLGAVLPVLFAMAARKAIHCMGRKLRSWAGHPQN comes from the coding sequence GTGGTAATATGGAAGTCATATTTGTATGGAGAGAACGGAGCAAAGGAGAAGGCGGCGGGAAAGGAAGGGGATTGGATGGAAGAGAATCAAAGAGACCGGATTCAGTTCTGGGATATTTTAAAGGGAATCGGGATCGTATCCATTGTATTCGGCCATTCCCAAAACCTTGGGATCGCCATCCGGACGGTGTATTATTACCATCTGGCCATATTCTTTTTCATTTCAGGATATCTGTACAATGAAAAGCGTTACGGGGATGCCCCCTTTGACTTCTTTGCAAGGCGACTTAAGAATATGTGGGTGCCCTATTTTGCCTATGGGAGCATGTTCGTTTTATTACATAACCTACTTTCCTGGTGCTTGCTTTTTCCCTCTGAATCCTACTACGGCAAAAAGGAGATGCTTTTTGCCATGGCGAACACCCTGTTCCTGCGGTGTCCGGAAGGACCGTCAGGTGCCATGTGGTTTGTACCGCTTATGCTGGCGGCAGGAACCGGATTTACGGTCATCCTCTGGTTCTGCCGGAACTATCTTCCTTCTTCCCTCCGTTCCTGGGCGGCTGGAACTCTCTGCATTGCTGCAGGACTTTTTGGGGCCGCCATCAGCCGGAGGGAGATATTCTTAAGCTACCACCTTCAAACGGCCCTTTTGGTGATTCCGGTTTATTACGGCGGTTATGCGGTACGGACCTGGAAAATCCCCATGGAAAAATACATAACATGGTACGGCGCAGCCGCATGCGGAGGACTTTTTTATTATTTCCTGGTGTTTACCGGGGAGAGCGTGGAGCTGTCCGCCAATCAGATACCTGGCGGGATCAATTTTTATATCATATCCGCAGCCGGCATATATCTTTGCTGCTACGGGGCCAAATGTCTGGAGAAGATCCCCAAGGCAGGAAAAGCAGCAGCCCTCCTTGGAAAATATTCCTTTGACATCATGGCACTTCATTTTCTTGTATTTAAGCTCTGTGACAGGATTTATGCCCGGATTATACTGGAGCCTGCGGAAAACCAGGGAGGCTTCCCCCACTCCTATCCGGAGCTTCATATTCTGTATCTTGTCCTGGGAGCGGTCCTTCCGGTTCTTTTTGCAATGGCAGCCAGAAAGGCCATCCACTGCATGGGCCGCAAGCTCCGCTCCTGGGCAGGCCATCCACAGAACTGA
- a CDS encoding nucleotidyltransferase family protein has protein sequence MQAVLLAGGLGTRLRSVVSDRPKPMALIGDKPFMEYVVMELVRHGVTEIIFAVGYKGSMVEEYFKDGSQWDIRVSYAYEEELLGTAGAIKNAGVKVTEDRFLVLNADTFYQIDYGRLKSLSMERDLDMALVLREVPDVSRYGQAVLEDGWLKAFNEKTEETRKGTINGGIYYLKRRLLDDIPEGKVSLEQDMIPKWLSEGKKLGGFVSGGYFIDIGIPEDYYRFAGDVKNHLAGNYTP, from the coding sequence ATGCAAGCAGTTTTACTGGCAGGCGGACTTGGCACCAGGCTCCGTTCCGTGGTAAGCGACAGGCCCAAGCCAATGGCCCTGATCGGGGACAAGCCGTTTATGGAATATGTGGTAATGGAGCTTGTCCGACATGGGGTGACAGAAATCATATTTGCCGTAGGATACAAAGGCTCCATGGTAGAAGAATATTTTAAAGACGGGTCTCAATGGGACATCCGGGTTTCCTACGCTTATGAGGAAGAACTGTTAGGAACCGCAGGAGCCATTAAAAATGCAGGGGTTAAGGTGACAGAGGACCGGTTCCTTGTATTAAATGCAGATACCTTTTACCAGATCGATTACGGCAGACTGAAGTCTCTTAGTATGGAGCGGGATCTTGATATGGCCCTTGTGCTCCGGGAGGTACCTGATGTATCCCGGTACGGGCAGGCCGTTCTGGAAGACGGTTGGCTCAAAGCCTTTAATGAAAAAACGGAAGAAACCAGAAAAGGAACCATAAACGGTGGCATTTATTATTTAAAGCGCAGGCTGCTTGATGACATACCGGAAGGGAAGGTCTCGCTGGAACAGGATATGATTCCAAAGTGGCTTTCCGAAGGAAAAAAGCTGGGGGGTTTCGTTAGCGGCGGCTATTTCATAGATATCGGGATTCCTGAGGATTATTACCGGTTTGCCGGGGACGTGAAGAATCACCTTGCAGGTAATTACACCCCTTAA
- a CDS encoding D-sedoheptulose-7-phosphate isomerase, which yields MEPMNYLEELMERYPVLDCVKSQIREAYGILVTCYENGGKLLIAGNGGSCADAEHIVGELMKGFVKRRPVSEEFAGRLLEADPHLGKELGEKLQGGLPAIALTGHSSLSTAFLNDVDGELIYAQQTCGYGKKGDVLLGISTSGNAKNVMYAVTAAKAIGMKTIGLAGKDGGQLKKAADVTIVAPETETFKIQELHLPIYHTLCLMLEERFF from the coding sequence ATGGAACCTATGAACTATTTAGAAGAGCTTATGGAACGTTACCCTGTGCTGGACTGTGTAAAGTCACAGATCAGGGAAGCTTACGGGATTCTTGTAACATGCTATGAAAACGGCGGGAAGCTTTTGATCGCCGGAAACGGCGGAAGCTGTGCCGATGCAGAGCATATTGTGGGGGAACTGATGAAAGGCTTTGTAAAACGCCGCCCGGTTTCAGAGGAGTTTGCCGGTAGACTGTTAGAAGCAGACCCTCATCTTGGAAAAGAATTGGGAGAAAAGCTACAGGGAGGACTTCCTGCCATTGCCCTGACCGGTCATTCCAGTCTTTCCACGGCATTTTTAAACGATGTGGACGGGGAATTGATCTACGCCCAGCAAACCTGCGGATATGGAAAAAAGGGAGATGTATTGTTAGGCATATCCACCTCCGGGAATGCGAAAAATGTTATGTATGCGGTGACGGCAGCAAAGGCCATTGGCATGAAGACCATCGGTCTTGCGGGGAAGGATGGAGGACAATTAAAGAAGGCGGCAGATGTGACTATCGTTGCTCCGGAAACGGAGACGTTTAAGATACAGGAACTCCACCTTCCCATTTACCATACTCTCTGCCTGATGCTGGAAGAACGGTTCTTTTAA
- a CDS encoding GHMP family kinase ATP-binding protein, translated as MVIRGRAPLRVSFGGGGTDVAPFCVEQGGAIIGSTINKYAYCSIVPREDDQIIVHSLDFDMTVKYNTTENYVYDGRLDLVTAALKAMNIKQGCEVYLQCDAPPGSGLGTSSTVMVALLTAMAKWKGVEMDSYYLADLAYQVEREDLKIDGGYQDQYAATFGGFNFIEFHGRNNVVVNPLRIKKEIIHELQYNLLLCYTGDIHVSANIIKDQVKNYEKKDPFDAMCEVKALAYAMKDELLKGNLYSFGKLLDYGWKSKKRMSSKISTPQIDELYEEALKAGALGGKLLGAGGGGFLLVYCPYNVRHKVAARMEAVGGQLTDWNFELRGAQAWITDESRWDYKEIRVAIPGGEYHFPL; from the coding sequence ATGGTAATCAGAGGACGTGCTCCCCTGCGGGTGAGCTTTGGCGGAGGCGGGACCGATGTAGCCCCCTTCTGTGTGGAACAGGGAGGAGCAATTATCGGCAGTACCATCAATAAGTATGCATATTGCTCCATTGTGCCCCGGGAGGATGACCAGATCATCGTTCATTCCCTGGACTTTGACATGACGGTCAAGTATAATACCACAGAAAATTACGTGTATGACGGACGCCTGGATCTGGTAACGGCGGCGTTAAAGGCGATGAACATCAAGCAGGGCTGTGAGGTGTATTTGCAGTGTGATGCCCCTCCAGGATCAGGCCTTGGCACTTCATCCACGGTTATGGTGGCTCTTTTAACGGCCATGGCCAAGTGGAAAGGGGTGGAAATGGACAGCTATTACCTGGCAGACTTAGCCTATCAGGTGGAGAGAGAAGATTTAAAGATCGACGGAGGATACCAGGACCAGTACGCTGCAACCTTTGGAGGCTTTAATTTTATTGAGTTTCACGGACGCAATAATGTGGTGGTCAACCCACTCCGCATAAAGAAAGAGATCATTCATGAGCTGCAGTATAACCTGCTCCTTTGCTATACGGGGGATATTCACGTATCCGCCAACATTATAAAGGACCAGGTGAAAAACTATGAAAAGAAGGATCCCTTTGATGCTATGTGCGAGGTAAAGGCTCTTGCCTATGCCATGAAGGATGAACTGCTGAAAGGAAATCTTTACAGCTTTGGAAAGCTTCTGGATTATGGCTGGAAAAGCAAGAAGCGCATGAGCAGCAAGATATCCACTCCCCAGATTGACGAGCTTTATGAGGAAGCATTAAAGGCGGGTGCTCTTGGAGGAAAGCTTCTGGGAGCAGGCGGCGGCGGATTCCTTCTGGTGTACTGTCCCTATAATGTCCGCCATAAGGTGGCTGCGCGCATGGAAGCCGTAGGCGGACAGCTTACGGACTGGAACTTTGAGCTGCGGGGGGCCCAGGCCTGGATCACGGATGAATCGCGGTGGGATTACAAGGAAATCCGGGTGGCCATACCGGGAGGTGAATACCATTTTCCGCTATAG
- a CDS encoding D-glycero-alpha-D-manno-heptose-1,7-bisphosphate 7-phosphatase encodes MDRIVFLDRDGTINEEVEYLHRPEDLVILPGVPEALSRLREQGFKLVVVTNQAGVARGYYGEGDVNALHEYLNSLLSKKGAFIDRFYYCPHHPVHGIGEYGRECHCRKPDIGMFEMAESCFPVDKSHSYMIGDKLLDTEAGRRYGVGTVLVGTGYGKELYSGLTEEERRNFFDSYAPTMKEAVDWILNREGEWK; translated from the coding sequence GTGGACAGAATCGTATTTTTAGACCGGGACGGAACCATCAATGAAGAAGTGGAATATTTGCACCGGCCTGAGGATCTGGTGATCCTTCCCGGAGTGCCGGAAGCCTTAAGTCGGCTTAGGGAGCAGGGATTCAAGCTTGTGGTGGTCACCAACCAGGCCGGAGTGGCAAGGGGCTATTATGGTGAAGGGGATGTGAATGCTCTCCATGAATACTTAAACAGCCTTCTTTCAAAGAAAGGAGCCTTTATCGACCGATTTTATTACTGCCCCCATCATCCGGTACACGGAATCGGAGAATACGGCCGGGAATGCCATTGCCGGAAGCCGGATATCGGGATGTTTGAGATGGCTGAGTCTTGCTTTCCGGTGGACAAGTCCCATTCCTACATGATCGGAGACAAGCTTCTGGATACGGAAGCAGGAAGAAGATACGGAGTGGGCACGGTTTTGGTGGGAACCGGGTACGGAAAGGAATTATACAGCGGGCTGACCGAGGAAGAGAGAAGGAATTTCTTTGATTCCTATGCCCCTACCATGAAAGAAGCGGTGGACTGGATACTGAATAGAGAAGGAGAGTGGAAATGA